A part of Molothrus aeneus isolate 106 unplaced genomic scaffold, BPBGC_Maene_1.0 scaffold_30, whole genome shotgun sequence genomic DNA contains:
- the RASAL3 gene encoding RAS protein activator like-3 — MTMDEDVAMEEEEEEEEQEGEEEEEEEEEEEEEEEGAQGVTRTLKCHIREEEEQKGEEEEEEEEEEEAEEGAQGRHPLPEEEEEEEEEEEEEEEEEEEEEEEEEEGAQGVTRSHVGKPRQEPSAAAAAPEMDPDAPAVPLSPPALLKSYKWRTATPGTGGDPQKLGGSPGSRRWARLQGWRRSHSHPDAVGDRGGDRGGGDRAGDRGGDRAGDRGVAKASARRSLFRRAISAPCKVAKVPSLGTSPVPPLGTSPVPPDATVWDVSQFSLLDGHLVPLARDEQGPWRNRTRAGSATSDATNLCRRDPELDERSPRTEPAPSSQFSNVKGLLWKRLLRDRRSRGATKSDPGVVAAPEGDRVPSRSGSRESLVPPPELDLTGDNVIVRPVHGSLVGERFCFQVITPECSRSFGCSSLAERDRWIEELRRAAQPNQDNCERLDLSLSLFLFEGRHLPPRRRLRCHLQLDGAVFARSTAKPPGDDGQLFWGELFHLAALPPARALTVTLCHQHHHDDPAGWQPVASVTIPLAELAAPARQPLERWYALSGAGVGSDPAPALRLRGRYRQVRVLPIVRYKELAEFITFHYRELCGRLEPAIAARHKEELAGALVRVLQSTGKAKSFLIDLGVAELDRLDEHEALIFRENTLATKAIDEYMKLVGAKYLQDTLGEVVAQLCSSEESFEVDPSKISGLELLEHQQHLRQVCEETLRRISDGSESFPSELAEVFAAWRDACAARGKEDIGQRLVSASLFLRFLCPAIMSPSLFGLVQEYPGEATARSLTLVAKVIQNLANFTTFGDKEPYMTFMNDFLERSWATMTEFLQAVASPDASAHMATYDGVVDLALELATLHLLLCDIFSSLDQATQEELEPLPTILRAIREGTPVPVSVRLSSTARSPSDPPRPGFLPPRDLPKHSPLLKSQSLTSVRRLRAHDEATTAAPPPVPPPGTPPGTPEPIPGPAPVVPARRRRHVQRTQSVPAQGKGPRCPPECGDSAAQVTPPPPGGGTGAPGTGDGPPRGKLRSSASLPRKPSVPWQRLAEDAAAPGELYGLRPLEKHGRLLEALREELAELRVRLERAEARAARAEQQHRERLERLRGQLDEGNARAANLAARMTAAEGGRRKDLERLKSNEERGRELERRLSGLEQELRRARGHPCHVPKVSPGCPQSVPECHHEPGDDSDATSV, encoded by the exons ATGACCATGGATGAGGACGTGGCCATG gaggaggaggaggaggaggaggaacaggagggggaggaggaggaggaggaggaggaggaggaggaggaggaggaggaaggcgcCCAGGGTGTGACCCG GACCCTCAAGTGTCACatcagggaggaggaggaacagaagggggaggaggaggaggaggaggaggaggaggaggaggcggaggaAGGCGCCCAGGGT CGCCATCCCCTccccgaggaggaggaggaggaggaggaggaggaggaggaggaggaggaggaggaggaggaggaggaggaggaggaggaggaaggcgcCCAGGGTGTGACCCGGTCACATGTGGGGAAGCCGCGACAGGAACCGAGCGCGGCCGCAGCAGCACCGGAG ATGGATCCGGACGCCCCCGCGGTTCCCCTGTCGCCCCCCGCCCTATTGAAATCCTACAAGTGGCGCACGGCGACCCCCGGGACGGGCGGGGACCCCCAAAAACTCGGGGGGTCCCCGGGGAGCCGGCGCTGGGCgcggctgcagggctggaggcgcTCCCACAGCCACCCCGACGCTGTCGGCGACAGAGGCGGCGACAGAGGGGGCGGCGACAGGGCAGGTGACAGAGGTGGCGACAGGGCAGGTGACAGAGGGGTCGCCAAGGCCAGCGCGCGGCGGTCGCTGTTCCGCAGGGCGATCTCGGCCCCGTGCAAGGTGGCCAAAG tgccgTCCTTGGGGACATCCCCGGTGCCGCCCTTGGGGACATCCCCGGTGCCACCCGATGCCACCGTGTGGGACGTGTCCCAGTTCTCGCTGCTGGACGGACACCTGGTGCCACTGGCCAGGGACGAGCAG ggccCCTGGCGCAACAGGACCCGcgctggcagtgccacctccGATGCCACCAACCTGTGCAGGAGGGACCCTG AATTGGATGAGAGGAGCCCCCGGACTGAGCCCGCCCCGAGCTCCCAGTTCAGCAACGTCAAG gggctgctgtggaagagGCTCCTCCGGGACAGGAGAAGCCGCGGTGCCACCAAAAGTGACCCCGGGGTGGTGGCAGCGCCCGAGGGTGACAG GGTCCCCAGCCGCAGCGGATCCCGCGAGTCCCTGGTGCCACCACCCGAGCTGGACCTCACAGGTGACAACGTCATCGTCCGGCCCGTGCACGGCAGCCTGGTGGGGGAGAGGTTCTGCTTCCAG gtgaTCACCCCCGAGTGCAGCCGCTCCTTcggctgctcctccctggccgAGCGCGACCGCTGGATCGAGGAGCTGCGCCGGGCAGCGCAGCCCAACCAG gaCAACTGCGAGCGCCTGGACCTCTCGCTGTCCCTGTTCCTCTTCGAGGGCCGCCACCTCCCTCCAcgccgccgcctccgctgcCACCTCCAGCTGGACGGCGCCGTCTTCGCCCGCTCCACGGCCAAGCCGCCCGGCGACGACGGCCAGCTCTTCTGGGGCGAGCTCTTCCACTTGGCCGCGCTGCCGCCGGCGCGCGCCCTCACCGTCACCttgtgccaccagcaccatcACGACGACCCCGCCGGGTGGCAGCCGGTGGCCTCGGTCACCATCCCGCTGGCCGAGCTGGCGGCGCCGGCGCGGCAGCCCCTGGAGCGCTGGTACGCCCTGAGCGGCGCCGGCGTCGGTTCCGATCCGGCGCCGGCGCTGCGGCTGCGCGGGCGCTACCGGCAGGTGAGGGTGCTGCCCATCGTGCGCTACAAGGAGCTGGCGGAGTTCATCACCTTCCACTACCGGGAGCTGTGCGGGCGGCTGGAGCCGGCCATCGCCGCGCGGCACAAGGAGGAGCTGGCCGGAGCCCTGGTGCGCGTGCTGCAGAGCACCGGCAAGGCCAAG TCCTTCCTGATCGACCTGGGCGTGGCCGAGCTCGACCGCCTCGACGAGCACGAGGCGCTGATCTTCCGCGAGAACACCTTGGCCACCAAGGCCATCGACGAGTACATGAAGCTGGTGGGGGCCAAGTACCTGCAGGACACGCTGG gggaggtggtggcccagctctgcagctccgaGGAGAGCTTCGAGGTGGACCCCAGCAAGATCTCGGGGCTGGAGCTGTtggagcaccagcagcacctgcgGCAGGTGTGCGAGGAGACCCTGAGGCGCATCAGCGACGGCTCCGA GTCCTTCCCGTCGGAGCTGGCCGAGGTGTTCGCGGCGTGGCGGGACGCGTGCGCGGCGCGCGGCAAGGAGGACATCGGCCAGCGCCTGGTGTCGGCCTCGCTCTTCCTGAGGTTCCTCTGCCCGGCCATCATGTCCCCCAGCCTCTTCGGCCTGGTCCAGGAGTACCCCGGCGAGGCCACCGCCCGCAGCCTCACGCTGGTGGCCAAGGTCATCCAGAACTTGGCCAACTTCACCAC GTTCGGCGACAAGGAACCCTACATGACCTTCATGAACGACTTCCTGGAGCGCAGCTGGGCCACCATGACCGAGTTCCTGCAGGCCGTGGCCTCGCCCGACGCCAGCGCCCACATGGCCACCTACGACGGCGTCGTGGACCTGGCCCTGGAGCTGGCCACGctccacctgctgctctgcGACATCTTCTCCAGCCTCGACCAG GCCacgcaggaggagctggagccgCTGCCCACCATCCTCAGGGCCatcagggaggggacacctgtccccgtgtccgtcCGCCTCAGCTCCACCGCCAGAAg cccctcggACCCCCCCAGGCCGGGATTTCTCCCCCCTCGGGACCTCCCCAAGCACAGCCCCCTCCTCAAGAGCCAATCCCTGACCAGCGTCCGCCGCCTCCGCGCCCACGACGAGGCCACAACGGCGGCGCCACCCCCGGTGCCACCCCCGGGGACGCCCCCGGGGACACCGGAACCGatcccgggcccggccccggtgGTCCcggcccggcgccgccgccacGTCCAGCGCACGCAGTCGGTGCCGGCGCAGGGGAAGGGGCCGCGGTGCCCCCCCGAGTGCGGTGACAGCGCGGCCCAGGTGACACCGCCACCGCCCGGGGGTGGCACCGGGGCGCCGGGGACCGGGGATGGCCCG CCCCGGGGGAAGCTCCGCTCGTCGGCGTCGCTGCCCCGCAAGCCCTCGGTGCCGTGGCAGCGCCTGGCCGAGGACGCGGCGGCGCCGGGGGAGCTCTACGGGCTGAGGCCGCTCGAGAAG cacgGGCGGCTGCTGGAGGCGCTGCGGGAGGAGCTGGCGGAGCTGCGGGTGCGCCTGGAGCGGGCGGAGGCGCGGGCGGCGCGGGCCGAGCAGCAGCACCGGGAGCGCCTGGAGCGGCTGCGGGGGCAGCTGGACGAGGGCAACGCCCGAGCCGCCAACCTGGCGGCCAG gatGACGGCGGCCGAGGGCGGCCGCAGGAAGGACCTGGAGAGGCTGAAAAGCAacgaggagagagggagggaactG gAGCGGCGCCTCtcggggctggagcaggagctgcgcAGGGCCCGGGGCCACCCCTGCCacgtccccaaggtgtccccagggtgtccccaaagtgtccccgaGTGCCACCACGAGCCTGGTGACGACAGCGACGCCACCAGCGTGTGA